One window of the Pieris brassicae chromosome 2, ilPieBrab1.1, whole genome shotgun sequence genome contains the following:
- the LOC123720901 gene encoding peptidyl-prolyl cis-trans isomerase G isoform X7 produces MHRDRVSRREHNKIVFERLWRGTFQAVLAGPPRRPRASSHDPNPDMSMVSTMGHNECNMADSLEPALRTILAACLRPNNCCCRCNCASDRNHVNNLQVCPSAEERKNLRSVISVRETHAVAEAQQEKNARLRDAFGISPRFVEGTSLDPERRAREEAQKYPLVRTPSHEKEQQRDTISKKKKKRSASPEVKKSKKKKSKKNKKEKNESSKKKKKRSKSSDSESSSSSEGSDSESSVDDRQKKKKKKKTNKRRASSRQSSRESSPEKQEKEKYTDRPSEIQDNERGKYRDREDRNHRFDETKRSRQSANRGRERSPSYERQSPDIRSPERKQKSYITKIENKKKIDKDEFDLEKPIEKNKRDRRRSPSSDYDTIPKKSGKRDKRGSSGSPPPEKRRRRSPSYNKKEDLYSRESKRDDSYYQKDSKRGDYQKETTKDESYPKSSKRDNERYHRDKSYENKRSIRKSESPDYRRKDSNRKDERPDERRRSDVEKGNYKSERYERSRNNRDVEDVKRKRKRSRSASEERRKSREVSPKNSNNNKSYKNNDHKEPERYYKNTRQERSHSRDSILDSPPRQRQSTVTKVTKETYYKERGQTPTNDPKKRSPSQDYSRQSSTPRNIDRKSEKCKALAKVIDTKRGRSRSPRKSPLSRENDRFSKDKRRYSRSKSKSKTPLKRASKKDKKSITPTRKSDRRTPSPKVERREAKRAASSKEKHEKDKDVKESQKERSKSRSDPKSRSSSSLSYSPARRSPERYRDIIEKLPEKDKRKYIKSPSDLQPKKKKNKEDYKPKTVCMRSSSSENDDSEEDFLRMDFHARQEEFNMKELDKLKQRLAKLTKATMERIRIEEVSGPSTSQGRSEQKLEWEIASKSPKEAENEIKSQSISPMKIDSLRKESPLHVESSKVKDGKKSKSRSWSRASSRSRSRSKSRSRSKSRVKSSRSRSKSRVKSSRSRTPSGSRSRSRSSRSRSRSYSSSRSRSSRSSSYSSRSSSRSSRSSSRSTRSSRTMTGVYADYRRSSSTRSKSRSPSIPRRAGSPSFLDRRRITSARKRPIPYRRPTPSTPSSGSYYSSRTSERSWSQSPRPE; encoded by the exons ATGCATAGGGACCGTGTGTCGCGACGCGAACATAACAAGATCGTATTTGAAAGGCTTTGGCGGGGCACATTTCAAGCAGTGCTCGCGGGGCCACCACGACGGCCAAGGGCATCCTCCCACGATCCAAACCCCGATATGTCGATGGTTTCGACTATGGGGCATAACGAATGCAACATGGCCGATTCTCTTGAGCCCGCGCTCCGAACTATACTGGCTGCGTGTCTAAGGCCTAATAACTGCTGCTGTAGATGTAATTGCGCCTCCGATCGCAATCATGTTAACAATTTGCAGGTCTGTCCCTCCGCGGAGGAGAGGAAGAACCTACGCTCCGTTATAAG CGTACGTGAAACACATGCTGTGGCCGAAGCCCAACAAGAAAAAAACGCAAGATTACGCGATGCGTTCGGCATATCGCCTCGTTTCGTGGAGGGCACAAGTCTTGACCCAGAAAGACGAGCTAGAGAGGAAGCCCAGAAATACCCGTTGGTGAGAACTCCCAGCCACGAGAAAGAACAACAAAGGGATACGATTtcaaagaagaagaagaagcgGAG TGCATCACCAGAAGTCAAAAAGTCAAAGAAGAAAAAAtccaagaaaaataaaaaagagaa GAATGAATCCAGtaagaagaaaaagaaacgCTCCAAATCTTCCGATTCAGAATCGTCCAGTAGCTCCGAAGGCAGCGACTCCGAAAGTTCCGTCGACGATCGTcagaagaaaaagaagaag aaaaaaacaaacaagcGACGTGCCAGCAGCAGACAATCCAGCCGGGAGAG ttcaCCTGAAAAgcaagaaaaagaaaaatacactGATCGGCCAAGTGAGATTCAAGATAATGAACGAGGAAAATACCGTGACCGTGAAGATCGAAATCATAGATTTGACGAGACTAAAAGATCGCGACAAAGTGCTAACAGAGGCCGCGAAAGGAGCCCATCTTATGAACGGCAGTCTCCAGATATTAGGTCGCCGGAAAGAAAGCAGAAATCGTATATCActaaaatagaaaacaaaaagaaaattgacaAAGATGAATTTGATCTGGAGAAGCCAATAGAAAAGAATAAGCGAGATCGACGGCGATCACCGTCGTCAGATTATGACACAATTCCAAAGAAAAGTGGCAAGCGCGACAAAAGAGGTTCTAGTGGGTCTCCGCCACCAGAGAAAAGGAGACGCCGCAGTCCttcctataataaaaaagaagatcTATACTCACGAGAATCAAAACGCGATGACTCATACTATCAAAAAGATTCTAAGAGAGGCGATTATCAAAAAGAAACTACAAAAGATGAATCCTATCCAAAATCATCTAAAAGGGATAATGAAAGATATCATCGTGATAAATCTTATGAGAATAAAAGATCCATAAGAAAAAGCGAGTCTCCAGATTACAGACGAAAAGATAGCAACAGAAAAGACGAGCGACCGGATGAAAGAAGAAGATCCGATGTTGAAAAAGGGAATTATAAAAGTGAGCGCTATGAAAGATCTCGTAATAATAGAGATGTCGAGGATGTAAAGCGAAAACGAAAAAGAAGTAGAAGTGCGTCTGAAGAAAGGAGGAAATCTCGAGAAGTTTCTccaaaaaacagtaataataataaatcttataaaaataacgatCATAAAGAACCCGAAaggtattataaaaacacaagACAAGAAAGATCTCACTCACGGGATTCGATTTTAGATTCTCCGCCCCGGCAAAGGCAAAGCACTGTTACCAAAGTAACAAAGGAAACCTATTACAAAGAGAGGGGTCAAACTCCTACAAACGACCCCAAAAAACGTAGTCCTTCGCAAGATTATTCTAGGCAAAGCTCTACGCCTCGTAATATTGATAGAAAATCAGAGAAATGCAAAGCACTGGCAAAAGTAATTGATACTAAGCGTGGCCGAAGCAGGTCCCCTAGAAAATCTCCTTTGTCCCGCGAAAATGATCGGTTTTCTAAAGACAAAAGACGGTATTCTCGGAGCAAGTCAAAATCAAAGACCCCTTTAAAACGCGCGtctaaaaaagacaaaaagaGTATAACGCCAACCAGGAAGTCTGATAGACGTACTCCTTCTCCCAAAGTAGAACGCCGAGAAGCTAAACGAGCGGCGAGTTCTAAAGAAAAACATGAGAAAGATAAGGATGTAAAAGAATCTCAAAAGGAAAGATCAAAGTCGCGATCAGACCCAAAGAGCAGAAGCTCTTCGAGTCTTAGCTATTCACCAGCACGACGAAGCCCAGAGCGCTATCGAGACATAATTGAGAAATTGCCTGAAAaggataaaagaaaatatattaaatcccCATCTGATTTACAAccaaagaaaaagaaaaacaaggAAGATTATAAACCAAAAACAGTATGCATGAGAAGTTCTTCCAGTGAAAATGACGATTCTGAAGAAGATTTTCTTCGAATGGACTTTCACGCACGTCAAGAGGAATTTAATATGAAGGAATTGGATAAACTTAAGCAACGATTGGCTAAACTGACCAAAGCCACGATGGAACGTATTAGGATCGAGGAAGTGAGTGGGCCGTCCACTTCACAAGGACGTAGTGAACAGAAGCTAGAATGGGAGATTGCAAGTAAATCCCCAAAGGAAGCTGAGAATGAAATTAAAAGTCAATCAATCAGTCCAATGAAGATTGACAGCTTAAGGAAGGAAAGCCCATTGCACGTTGAGAGCTCTAAAGTGAAAGATGGGAAGAAGAGTAAGTCCCGTAGTTGGTCACGAGCCTCGTCTCGGTCACGTTCAAGGTCAAAGTCGCGGTCTCGGTCAAAATCTAGAGTGAAGTCGTCACGGTCACGGTCGAAGAGCCGAGTGAAGTCATCACGGTCGCGGACTCCGTCAGGATCACGGTCACGTTCCAGGTCCTCTCGTTCAAGATCTAGATCCTACTCATCATCAAG atcTCGTTCTTCTCGATCCAGCTCGTACAGCAGCAGAAGTTCTTCTCGATCATCGCGTAGTTCATCCCGTTCAACGCGATCTTCGAG AACAATGACGGGAGTGTACGCGGATTACCGCAGATCGAGTTCGACGCGCTCCAAGTCGCGCTCACCGTCCATCCCGCGACGGGCGGGATCGCCTAGCTTCCTCGATAGGAGGCGGATCACGAG TGCACGTAAAAGGCCGATTCCCTATCGGAGACCTACTCCATCGACACCATCTTCAGGAAGTTACTACAGTAGCAGAACCTCGGAACGCAGCTGGTCGCAATCACCGCGTCCCGAATAA